Proteins encoded in a region of the Nitrospirota bacterium genome:
- a CDS encoding C40 family peptidase, protein MYKDLIGKEFSYGARGPDKYDCYGLCMEVLRRHGVALPNFGSAVQSHIIHEMILSGKEFFTELPGPEPFCLVTFWIRPKFTTHIGIVLEDSNRFLHILKKERAVIERLDSVLWKHRITGYYALVT, encoded by the coding sequence TTGTATAAAGACTTAATCGGGAAAGAGTTCTCCTACGGCGCCCGTGGTCCGGATAAATACGACTGCTATGGCCTCTGCATGGAAGTACTGCGCCGGCACGGCGTTGCTCTGCCGAATTTTGGCAGCGCCGTCCAGTCGCACATCATTCACGAAATGATCCTGTCGGGCAAGGAGTTTTTCACGGAACTCCCAGGACCCGAGCCGTTTTGTCTCGTCACCTTCTGGATCCGCCCAAAATTTACAACGCACATCGGCATCGTTCTCGAAGACAGCAATCGTTTTTTGCACATCCTGAAAAAAGAACGCGCCGTAATCGAACGCCTGGACTCGGTCCTCTGGAAACATCGCATCACCGGCTATTACGCTTTAGTCACTTAA